Within Plasmodium vinckei vinckei genome assembly, chromosome: PVVCY_12, the genomic segment aaaataattcatggTTTGACTAATTTCAAAGttatatcataattttagTAAAACAAAGAGGATGTACTTTCACTTCGAATTAAGTTCTATggcttttttttctctcaATTAAAAAGTACACcctttataatatatggaaCCGCCTTTGATATTCAAATTAATTTCAATTTAAATGTTTggtaatttataaaattttttatttaaacataaaatcGAATAGTAGTATCCTATCATTTTAAGTGCCATAACAATGTACAcgttattatttgtatatatttgctATGCGACTAATcctgtatgtatgtatatatatatatttgggTTTCACTTGACAATGTTAGCGTTTCCCTATAATTATTTCGAATATTACTAGacatgtttatttttaaattattttattatatgcttTGATTTGTATGCTTTTAGTGGCATGATTTTCTTTTCatgattatatttatttctaccCATGGGCACAGCAAATTTGTCAAAACTGTGCTACATATTTATAGGatacaatatttattttgcattttcattatatattatacttttttttttaccgttttaatattaaaaataaataaaatgttttgagtttttatttttatgtacatACTATATGTGTAAATGTTATAtgaactttttttattatccttaattttaattattatatgattattacaaaattatttatttcaattttttaattttatttaagaTTAGTGGTTATTGGTAGAtagttattttttgaataataagttacaaaaaaaatgagaaaaagggaaaaggaaaaaaaaatattttgatatgtataaaaagtTTAAGGTGGTATGTTAATGTAATTAATTTGTGTGTGACTAGAAATTTATGAGATCTTTTAAATCAGATATGAATTTATCTGTTTGAGGGTTTGGGagtttttcatatttatctGTCTTTAAGCATGTCAAAATACtttgttttaaatttaataaattatcacatatttctaaataatttgaaGTAGACATAAAATGAGCAAATTCCATTTGATGATTAtccattaattttatatttgggacaattaaaatttttttattttttcttaaacATTCAAATGTTGTTCCTACACCTGCATGGCTTAAAATCAGATTAGCtttatcataatatttactaatattatttttatatcgaaaatattttactttttgtaataaagttgaatttgtatttttgtaattgtatattaatttagGTATATAATTAGAGTTTCCGATTTGTATAgttaattttgtaaaaccatttttttttaaaaataagtgaaattctttattatcAACATATTCAATTAACTCATCAAATTTATAAGAACCAACTGTAACAAATAAGTACATTTTTAGGGATACTTAATATTAGCTATAtgatatgcatatttttttgtctctcttttttttgtaaaaaaatagcattTCCTATTTCTTTCTATACTTGacaaatttgaaaaatatttataaggTCTATAACAAATATTGTTTGgtttaatttaaatcaGTAGATATTAGTTTGGCAAACTTACACACACACACCCATACCTTCTTCcttatattattagtaGCTAACTATTATTTGtgattgttatatttttttttttttatttataaaatagctAGCTGAATAGCCATTTAGGGGATAAAAATGGCAactattaaatatgtaaaaaaaaaaaaatacaaaaaaataataagaaaataCGA encodes:
- a CDS encoding glycosyltransferase family 28 protein, putative, whose protein sequence is MYLFVTVGSYKFDELIEYVDNKEFHLFLKKNGFTKLTIQIGNSNYIPKLIYNYKNTNSTLLQKVKYFRYKNNISKYYDKANLILSHAGVGTTFECLRKNKKILIVPNIKLMDNHQMEFAHFMSTSNYLEICDNLLNLKQSILTCLKTDKYEKLPNPQTDKFISDLKDLINF